One Pullulanibacillus sp. KACC 23026 DNA segment encodes these proteins:
- a CDS encoding helix-turn-helix transcriptional regulator has protein sequence MNNQMRLEALSAFLKTKRDNTNPQAVGLPTGARRRTPGLRREEVAQLAGVSTTWYTWLEQGRDIKVSASVLESIAKALQLNNDERTYLFDLAAEVNPKVMEPEHKPIQIPPALNKILSELTTCPTCITDKHFQIVGWNTAAAHVFLDFKEIPWEQRNLIRLLFTRKELRSLAVNWEHFVKGFLAIFRVYYGHYVGDEWYNRFLDEMTTLHPEFQALWQESQVSIAPEVQIEFRHAKAGKMLFNMTSLQIQGDRDLRCSVFTPCEDSATETKLKRLMKKNDQ, from the coding sequence TTGAATAATCAAATGCGGTTAGAGGCACTGTCTGCCTTTTTAAAAACAAAACGAGATAATACGAATCCACAGGCTGTTGGACTTCCAACGGGAGCGCGAAGGCGTACACCCGGACTAAGAAGAGAGGAAGTCGCTCAACTCGCTGGAGTCAGTACAACTTGGTACACCTGGCTTGAACAAGGCAGAGACATTAAAGTGTCAGCTTCTGTCCTAGAATCCATTGCCAAAGCCTTGCAGCTAAATAATGATGAAAGAACTTATTTGTTTGATTTAGCAGCAGAAGTCAATCCCAAGGTCATGGAGCCTGAACATAAGCCGATCCAAATCCCCCCTGCTTTAAATAAAATTCTTTCTGAATTAACCACTTGTCCGACTTGCATCACGGACAAACATTTTCAGATTGTAGGCTGGAATACAGCCGCTGCCCATGTTTTTTTAGATTTTAAAGAAATCCCTTGGGAGCAGCGAAACCTGATTCGATTATTGTTCACACGAAAAGAATTAAGATCTCTAGCCGTCAATTGGGAGCATTTTGTCAAAGGCTTTCTCGCTATTTTTCGCGTTTATTACGGACATTATGTAGGAGATGAATGGTACAATCGGTTTCTTGATGAAATGACGACGCTGCACCCCGAGTTTCAAGCCTTATGGCAAGAAAGCCAAGTCAGTATCGCCCCAGAAGTTCAAATTGAATTCCGGCACGCTAAAGCTGGAAAAATGCTTTTCAATATGACCTCTCTCCAAATACAAGGTGACAGGGATTTAAGATGCAGTGTCTTCACCCCTTGCGAAGACTCCGCAACAGAAACCAAACTAAAACGACTAATGAAAAAGAACGACCAGTAA